The Jeotgalibacillus haloalkalitolerans DNA segment ATCTCAGGTCCGAACTTTTTAAAGTGTTTTAAAATAAATGCTGCACCTTCATCATACGTAAGCTTCTTGACACTTTCTGAAATCGGAGCCCCGATATGCGCCCATGACATTTTCTCAAGTCCAAGCAGCTTTGCTTTATGATCAAGGAACTTCACGAATGCATCCTTACTCTTACTGATCGCACCCCACATTGCATCAAGCGTCTCAGGCTTCATACGGTTATACTCAAGCGGTTCCTTCATAAAGTCGTCCCAGCCGCGCTTTTTATACATCGCCAGGCGATAGCCGCCAAGGTGATTTAACGTTTGTGCAAAAAGGTTTTCGTTTTTCGACCATGCCTCTTCAAGCTTCTGGTGAACATCTTCTCTGACTTTCGGGTCCTCATGGGATCTCAGGTTATTTGCCTGACCAACAGATAGTGTTTTCACTTCACCGTCCACTTCGATTTCGATCGACATTTCAGATACAAGCGCATTATACATCTGTCCCCAGCCGTGATAGCCATCAACGCCAAGTGCGCTGATCAGGCCTTCCTCAGCCTCTGATAATTTATCCTTTGCGGCTTCACGCCACTCTGTCATAATAAATGTATACTCCTTCAACCCATCATCTTTAAGCAGTTCATCCCACACCTGATCCTCTGTTTTAGAAAGCTTCTGCTGAAATGCCTGGAACGCTGAACTGAAGTCAGCTCCCATTGATGTGATTTTCCCGCGAAGAGCACCTGCACCTGTATCGTTCATATCCTGTGCTTCCAAACAGCTTGCAAATGCGCTTGCCTGATAAACACCCATCATAATCCCTTTCGCTTCCTGAATATGCTGATACACAAGATAGCTGCTGTCAGAAGAAGTTGGCGTCTGGAACTGCTCAACCTTTTTAGCAAAAATCTCAATTTTTTCTCCATATGTATGTAAATGCTGCTTCAGTTCCTCTGATTCACTTCCACCCTTGAAAAACACATCTAAATCCCATGTTTCCGGATATGTCGCTGTAGACATCGTTATTCCCCCTGTTTTTAATATTCTGAACACTGCAAGTACTATCTTAACACAATACTTCGCCATTCGAAACACTTACTTTCTCCTCACTAACTCCTATCAAATTCATGATAAAATAACAGAATGCATGATTTTGTCGAGCGATTATTTATTACTCATATTGACTAATTCCAGACTATTTTATATGCACAGCGAAGATCGGAGCGTAA contains these protein-coding regions:
- a CDS encoding M3 family oligoendopeptidase, whose protein sequence is MSTATYPETWDLDVFFKGGSESEELKQHLHTYGEKIEIFAKKVEQFQTPTSSDSSYLVYQHIQEAKGIMMGVYQASAFASCLEAQDMNDTGAGALRGKITSMGADFSSAFQAFQQKLSKTEDQVWDELLKDDGLKEYTFIMTEWREAAKDKLSEAEEGLISALGVDGYHGWGQMYNALVSEMSIEIEVDGEVKTLSVGQANNLRSHEDPKVREDVHQKLEEAWSKNENLFAQTLNHLGGYRLAMYKKRGWDDFMKEPLEYNRMKPETLDAMWGAISKSKDAFVKFLDHKAKLLGLEKMSWAHIGAPISESVKKLTYDEGAAFILKHFKKFGPEMAAFAEKAFEDGWIEAEDRAGKRPGGFCTGFPLSEQSRIFMTYSGSMSNVATLAHELGHAFHTYALRPMDPLNRRYAMNVAETASTFAEMIVSDAAVKEADSKDEQAALLEDKVSRSIAFFMNIHSRFIFEQRFYEERKEGFVTAKRLNELTTEAQNEAYAGAVTDNEPHFWASKLHFHITGVPFYNFPYTFGYLFSLSVYARALEEGTAYEEKYMALLRDTAVMTTEELAMKHLGEDITTEAFWMKGIELCIQDAEEFVRLTSE